The region AGCGAACACCCCGTCGATGGCAACGAACATCACCGTGCTTCCCTGATGCTGCAATTCATTTGCTTCTCTATCCAATTGATCTAGGCCAGAAATGTTTTGCTCTTCTAAAAGAGAGCGTTTTCCTATGAGCACTTTTCGGCCACTAGCGGTACCATAAACGCCGCCACCAGTAATGGAGTTGAAGTCGGTTACTGGTACTAACTGCAAGTGCTTTTCCCGGGCGCCATTAGTCACAGAATGAGCAAGGGGATGTTCACTGTTTGTTTCAACGGAAGCTGCCAGCCGCAGCATTTCATCTTGGTCGATACTTTCGGCGGCTAAATAGCGAGTAAGCTTGGGCATTCCTTCGGTAAGTGTACCTGTCTTGTCGACCACAAGTGTGTCGACTTTTTCTAGGGTTTCTAAAACTTCAGCATCTTTTATAAGCACTCCTTCTTTCGCGCCACGGCCGACACCGACCATGATCGACATAGGAGTCGCCAATCCTAAGGCACAAGGGCAGGCGATAATCAATACGGCTACCGCATTGACCAGTGCCCACGAAAGAGCTGGTTGTTTAGGTTGAAAGGTGGCCCAAACAACGAACGTGAGAATCGCGATCAGCACCACCGCTGGCACAAAATAGCCTGCCACGCTATCCGCAATTTTCTGAATCGGGGCCCGACTTCGCTGAGCACTGGCAACCATCTCGACGATTTGGGCAAGCATGGTATCTCCGCCAACGTTTTCCGCTTCCATCAGGAATGAGCCTGTTTGATTGACCGTTCCTCCGATGACAGAGTCCCCTTGTGTTTTCTTCACCGCGATAGGTTCTCCGGTGATCATCGACTCATCAACTGAACTGCTTCCCTCTCGCAAGCGGCCGTCGACAGGGACCTTTTCCCCAGGCCTAACGCGAATTAAATCGCCGGAGTGGACGTCGTCCAAGGAGACCTCAGTCTCCTGCCCATCACGAACGACTCGGGCCGTTGGAGGTGCAAGCGATAACAACTCTTTGATGGCACCACTTGTTCGTCGACGTGCCCGAAGTTCGAGAACTTGTCCCAAAAGTACGAGGGTAATAATGACTGCAGCAGCTTCAAAATAAAGTTCTACCTGTCCCTGGTGTTTGAAGTCATCTGGAATGAGATGGGGAAATAAGACTGCGAAAAGGCTGTAAAAATAGGCCGCACCAGTACCTATGGCAATTAGCGTGAACATATTGAGGTACCAGGTGACGATTGAACGCCATCCTCGGACAAAGAACGGCCACCCTGCCCAAAGGACGACTGGCGTACTCAATGCCAACTGAAACCAAGAGAAGGCGGACGCGCCCAACCATTTCTGAACAGGCACTCCAACCATAGGTAACATAGCCAGGAGAAGCACTGGAACTGCCAATACGGCTGCTACCCAGAAACGACGAGTCATATCGTTCAATTCTGAGTCATCCTCCTCTGACTCAAGAGTCGCAGATTTGGGTTCAAGCTCCATGCCACAAATTGGGCATTGGCCAGGATGATCCTGTTCGATCTGTGGATGCATCGGACAGGTGTAGATCATACTTTGGGTGACCTTGAGTGGCTGGACAGGCTCTAATGCCATCCCGCATTTTGGGCAATTGCCCGGCTCTTCGCTTTCGACGCCTTTGCACATAGGGCAGATGTACTTTGGCTTTTGTGATCGACTAAGCCGATGATGCTCATCGGACGGTTTGTGTAAATCATCCGATTGCGTGTCCGCTTCTTGCGAAGAAAACTTCTGTAGGCAATTCTCACTGCAAAAGTAGAACCTCTGGCCATCCTTTTCAGACGATAGAGCTGTCGCTTCATCGACCTTCATACCACATACTGGATCGATCGCCATTGTTCTACCCTTCGAGATGTTGCGTGTTTTACTACTAGATACGCGATGAACTATCCATTTCATTCGCTAGATGCCGTACTTCACCTCGCTAATCACAAGGATGTTGCGAGGTGAATTGTACGACTTAGGAATTTACTTCTGGCGAGCACGAAGTGATGCCAGGTAGAGTTCGTCGAGCTTCTTCAGATAAGCTTTTGGATCTTTGGCGATCTTCTCCGTGCACGGAGGACAACAGACATAGAAGATTTGACCTTCTACGATTGTCCATTTTGCCTTGGGCGACAGCTTGTTTTCCATCACGGGGCAAATACCTTGGGCCTCGGCGAAGTTGTTGTGAATGGTTGCCCAGTGTTCCGGTTTGACTTGTTGCTGCAAGCAACCTTTGCAGCACACGTAGATAAGCTCTTCACCGACTTTCACCTTAATCGGTGTTCCCATCGAACCAAGCTTTTGGCCGGAGATCGGGCAGATATCCTGCACCGCGATGTGGATCTTATCATGTTCCGACAGCTCTTGTGCCTGTGCGGAAACGGCTGACGAGGTAACCAGTAATACGGCGATCATGATTAACGTTTTCATCAAAGCTTTTCCTTTCTAACTAGCGACAATTTGCATACGACCGCAATCCGTTAGGCAGCCGTTGCATGAGGAGCCAATTCTTCGGACTCCTCTTCTTCCAAAGACATTTCAAGCAGCGAGTCACTGAGGCCCGCCCTCAACTTGAGTTCCAAATACCAGCAATAAATCGTGGGCACCACGAAGGTTGTAAAGGGTTCGATCATCATGCCACCGAAGACCGGTAAAGCCATTGCTTTGGCGACGTCTGCTCCTCGGCCTGTCGAAAGCAAGACAGGGATCAACGCAACGATCGTCGTGACCGTAGTCATTACGCAGGGACGAATGCGTTTGAGGCCAGCCTGGTAAATCTCTTCGCGCAGATCCTCGACGCTAGTAATCGTGCGTCGTTTCAAACGGTCGTGAATGTAGCTGGCCATCACGATACCGTCGTCCGCGGCGAGGCCTGCCAGGGCAATGAAGCCTACCCACACGGCGGTGTTCAGTTCGACATTCATGACCGCGAGCGCAATCATCCCTCCAGCGCAGGCAATGGGAATCCCGGAAAACACCACCAGCGAGATCGGCAGATTGCGAAAGTGCAGGTAATGCAGCAGCAAGTTAATCAGAAACACCGCCGGAATGATCCACATCAGGCGATAATTGGCCTCGATCTGATTCTGAAAGGAGCCCACTGCCTGGAGTTCAAAGTTGCCATCGGGAAACACTAGCTTCCCCGAT is a window of Bremerella sp. TYQ1 DNA encoding:
- a CDS encoding heavy metal translocating P-type ATPase, whose protein sequence is MAIDPVCGMKVDEATALSSEKDGQRFYFCSENCLQKFSSQEADTQSDDLHKPSDEHHRLSRSQKPKYICPMCKGVESEEPGNCPKCGMALEPVQPLKVTQSMIYTCPMHPQIEQDHPGQCPICGMELEPKSATLESEEDDSELNDMTRRFWVAAVLAVPVLLLAMLPMVGVPVQKWLGASAFSWFQLALSTPVVLWAGWPFFVRGWRSIVTWYLNMFTLIAIGTGAAYFYSLFAVLFPHLIPDDFKHQGQVELYFEAAAVIITLVLLGQVLELRARRRTSGAIKELLSLAPPTARVVRDGQETEVSLDDVHSGDLIRVRPGEKVPVDGRLREGSSSVDESMITGEPIAVKKTQGDSVIGGTVNQTGSFLMEAENVGGDTMLAQIVEMVASAQRSRAPIQKIADSVAGYFVPAVVLIAILTFVVWATFQPKQPALSWALVNAVAVLIIACPCALGLATPMSIMVGVGRGAKEGVLIKDAEVLETLEKVDTLVVDKTGTLTEGMPKLTRYLAAESIDQDEMLRLAASVETNSEHPLAHSVTNGAREKHLQLVPVTDFNSITGGGVYGTASGRKVLIGKRSLLEEQNISGLDQLDREANELQHQGSTVMFVAIDGVFAGLIAVSDPIKASTPEAVRTLHALGLEVMMLTGDNAKTAKHVAEKLGIDSFEAGVRPEDKHARIQSLKSQGRIVAMAGDGINDAPALAEANVGIAMGTGTDVAIESAGVTLVKGDLRGIVRAIQLSRHTMTNIRQNLFFALVYNALGVPVAAGILYPISEHLLLNPMIAAAAMSFSSVSVIGNALRLRTTQLK